The DNA segment TAGCGACAATATGTACTTTAAATTCATTGGATTTAAAAATGAATTTAAAAGGTATCTATACTTTTGGTGCTCCACGATGTTTCAGTAAAAGAAAAAGTAGAATATATGATGCTTTATATGGCGACATATCATATCGCATTGTAAATAATTGCGATATTGTTACCAGAATTCCAACAAGAATGAGTGATTATCATCATGTAGCACAATTAGTTTATATTGACAATGATGGTAAATTGCATTATGGAGATAGTGCCTATGGTTTTTGGAAGACATTCTGGGATAGAGTAGAAGGAAGATTAGAAAGTTTAGCTCACTTGAGATTAGCGGATGGTATCGACGACCACGCTATAGCCAAATATATCAAATTTTTGAAACCATAGAAAGGAGGACTATTATGAAATTAGTATATGTAGGACAAGGAGAGGAAATACAAAATCCGCTGGTCAAAGAAATTATTTATCGAAATATTCCTTTTGAAGTTGAAGAAGCTATTGGCAATAAATTACTACAATATGCAGGATTTGAAATAGTTAAAGAGGGAGCAAAGAAGAAGATAAAGGAGGGCTAATAAGATGGCAGA comes from the bacterium genome and includes:
- a CDS encoding lipase family protein translates to MFDQKRAYLLAQICQLSYEEYPTIPTKNIYETLGTGLDIYPMSVKDTQALGIANDKELIIAFRGTEPDCINDWLTDINIKRTDGIHRGFRKAYQDIRENIRIIVKDNIFKNIYITGHSLGGALATICTLNSLDLKMNLKGIYTFGAPRCFSKRKSRIYDALYGDISYRIVNNCDIVTRIPTRMSDYHHVAQLVYIDNDGKLHYGDSAYGFWKTFWDRVEGRLESLAHLRLADGIDDHAIAKYIKFLKP